A region from the Streptomyces lydicus genome encodes:
- a CDS encoding TetR/AcrR family transcriptional regulator, whose amino-acid sequence MARRREQVLDAGIQVLGSAGARGLTYQAVDAAAGVPSGTTSNYFRNRTALVDGIVDHVQALEHRDWEAFATAADPADAGELADTVARFLRYATGPERARTAARFALYLESWARPELRPALTRGRESVIDWGAEWLRRIGSPAPRRHCAILCDYMDGVAFRQLSFPDEEFDPGPGLRELLGGLLD is encoded by the coding sequence GTGGCACGACGGCGGGAGCAGGTGCTGGACGCGGGCATCCAGGTCCTGGGCAGCGCGGGGGCGCGGGGGCTGACCTACCAGGCCGTGGATGCCGCGGCCGGGGTCCCGTCGGGCACCACCTCCAACTACTTCCGCAACCGGACGGCCCTGGTCGACGGCATCGTCGACCACGTCCAGGCCCTGGAGCACCGCGACTGGGAGGCCTTCGCCACGGCGGCCGACCCGGCCGACGCCGGTGAACTCGCCGATACCGTCGCCCGGTTCCTCCGGTACGCGACCGGCCCCGAGCGGGCCAGGACCGCCGCCCGCTTCGCGCTCTACCTGGAATCCTGGGCCCGCCCCGAGCTCCGCCCCGCACTCACCCGCGGCCGCGAGAGCGTCATCGACTGGGGTGCGGAGTGGCTGCGGCGCATCGGCTCGCCGGCGCCGCGGCGGCACTGCGCGATCCTCTGCGACTACATGGACGGCGTCGCCTTCCGTCAACTCTCCTTCCCCGACGAGGAATTCGACCCGGGACCGGGCCTCCGCGAGCTGCTGGGCGGACTGCTGGACTGA